In one Streptomyces sp. NBC_01288 genomic region, the following are encoded:
- a CDS encoding glycerol-3-phosphate dehydrogenase/oxidase gives MTSQSTLQSVPALGTHPASGSNPSRAETREQLSKATYDLLVIGGGILGISTAWHAAQSGLRVALVDAGDFAGATSSASSKLLHGGLRYLQTGAVKLVAENHFERRAVSRQVAPHLANPLTFYLPVYKGGPHGAAKLGAGVFAYSALSAFGDGVGHLLSPAKAAQDVPELRTQNLKAVAVYGDDQMNDARMALMTVRAAVEAGAVVLNHAEVTGLRFTQGRVTGAELRDTTSGDEFGVSARLVLNATGPWVDHLRKMEDPNAAPSIRLSKGAHLVLKRTSPWKAALATPIDKYRITFALPWEDMLLLGTTDEEFEGDPADVSVTEKDISQILDEAAFSVRDQQLSRDLITYSFAGLRVLPGGPGSTAKAKRETVVTEGKGGMLSVAGGKWTTFRHIGRTVMQKLEALPGHPLGEDFEPISSLPKKLPLPGVANPRAVAHRLLIDNPAPGPRMAADTAKHLATHYGSLAFDIARLANENPELGRRVHPDAPEIWAQVVYARDHEWAETQDDVLRRRTTLTIRGLATDEVRAKVQDLLDKK, from the coding sequence ATGACCAGTCAGTCCACCCTGCAGTCCGTGCCTGCCCTCGGTACGCACCCGGCCTCCGGCTCGAACCCGAGCCGGGCCGAGACCCGGGAGCAGCTCTCCAAGGCGACGTACGACCTCCTCGTCATCGGCGGCGGCATCCTGGGCATCTCCACCGCCTGGCACGCCGCGCAGTCCGGGCTGCGGGTGGCCCTGGTCGACGCCGGCGACTTCGCCGGTGCCACCTCTTCCGCCTCCTCCAAGCTCCTCCACGGCGGTCTGCGCTACCTGCAGACCGGCGCGGTGAAGCTGGTGGCGGAGAACCACTTCGAACGCCGTGCGGTGTCCCGCCAGGTGGCTCCTCACCTGGCGAACCCGCTCACGTTCTACCTGCCCGTGTACAAGGGCGGTCCGCACGGTGCGGCGAAGCTCGGGGCGGGCGTCTTCGCCTACTCCGCGCTCTCCGCGTTCGGCGACGGCGTCGGCCACCTCCTGTCCCCCGCCAAGGCGGCGCAGGACGTGCCGGAGCTGCGCACCCAGAACCTCAAGGCCGTGGCCGTCTACGGCGACGACCAGATGAACGACGCGCGCATGGCGCTGATGACGGTCCGCGCGGCCGTCGAGGCGGGCGCGGTCGTCCTCAACCACGCCGAGGTCACCGGCCTGCGCTTCACCCAGGGCCGGGTGACCGGCGCGGAGCTGCGCGACACCACCTCCGGCGACGAGTTCGGCGTGAGTGCCCGCCTGGTGCTCAACGCGACCGGCCCGTGGGTCGACCACCTGCGCAAGATGGAGGACCCGAACGCGGCGCCGTCCATCCGCCTGTCCAAGGGCGCGCACCTGGTCCTGAAGCGCACGTCCCCATGGAAGGCCGCTCTCGCCACCCCCATCGACAAGTACCGCATCACCTTCGCCCTCCCCTGGGAGGACATGCTGCTGCTCGGCACGACCGACGAGGAGTTCGAGGGCGACCCGGCGGACGTCTCGGTCACCGAGAAGGACATATCCCAGATCCTGGACGAGGCCGCGTTCTCGGTCCGCGACCAGCAGCTCTCCCGTGACCTGATCACGTACTCGTTCGCGGGCCTCCGCGTGCTGCCGGGCGGCCCCGGAAGCACGGCGAAGGCCAAGCGCGAGACAGTGGTGACCGAGGGCAAGGGCGGCATGCTGTCCGTCGCGGGCGGCAAGTGGACGACCTTCCGGCACATCGGCCGTACGGTCATGCAGAAGCTGGAGGCCCTCCCCGGCCACCCGCTCGGCGAGGACTTCGAGCCGATCTCCTCCCTCCCGAAGAAGCTCCCGCTCCCGGGCGTCGCCAACCCGCGCGCGGTCGCCCACCGCCTCCTGATCGACAACCCGGCACCGGGCCCGCGCATGGCGGCCGACACGGCGAAGCACCTGGCCACGCACTACGGCTCCCTTGCCTTCGACATCGCCCGACTCGCCAACGAGAACCCGGAGTTGGGCCGGCGCGTCCACCCCGACGCCCCCGAGATCTGGGCCCAGGTCGTCTACGCCCGCGACCACGAGTGGGCCGAGACCCAGGACGACGTCCTGCGCCGCCGCACGACCCTGACGATCCGGGGTCTGGCGACGGACGAGGTCCGCGCGAAGGTCCAGGACCTGCTCGACAAGAAGTAG
- a CDS encoding IclR family transcriptional regulator: MARNIQSLERAAAMLRLLAGGERRLGLSDIASSLGLAKGTAHGILRTLQHEGFVEQDDVSGRYQLGAELLRLGTTYLDVHELRARALVWTDDLARSSGESVHLGVLHQHGVLIVHHVFRPDDSRQVLEIGAMQPLHSTALGKVLSAYDPVAHSEVLEADRKPFTERTVSELADFEHVLDVTRARGYAADVEETWEGVASIAAPIHDRRRMPVGAVGITGAVERLCRPDEDGALRPELIAAVRDCARAVSRDLGAGRF; the protein is encoded by the coding sequence ATGGCACGGAACATCCAGTCGCTCGAACGGGCGGCCGCGATGCTGCGCCTGCTCGCGGGCGGCGAGCGACGGCTCGGCCTCTCGGACATCGCCTCGTCGCTCGGCCTCGCCAAAGGCACGGCCCACGGCATCCTGCGCACCCTCCAGCACGAGGGCTTCGTCGAGCAGGACGACGTCTCCGGGCGCTATCAGCTCGGCGCCGAACTGCTGCGCCTGGGCACCACCTACCTCGACGTCCACGAACTGCGGGCCCGCGCCCTGGTGTGGACGGACGACCTGGCCCGCTCCAGCGGCGAGAGCGTGCACCTGGGAGTGCTGCATCAGCACGGCGTCCTGATCGTGCACCACGTCTTCCGCCCCGACGACAGCCGGCAGGTCCTGGAGATCGGGGCCATGCAGCCGCTGCACTCCACGGCCCTGGGCAAGGTGCTGTCGGCCTACGACCCGGTCGCGCACAGCGAGGTCCTGGAGGCCGACCGCAAGCCCTTCACCGAGCGCACGGTGTCCGAGCTGGCCGACTTCGAGCACGTCCTCGACGTCACGCGCGCGCGGGGGTACGCGGCCGACGTCGAGGAGACCTGGGAGGGCGTCGCGTCCATCGCCGCCCCCATCCACGACCGGCGGCGCATGCCGGTCGGCGCGGTCGGCATCACGGGCGCCGTGGAGCGGCTGTGCCGGCCCGACGAGGACGGCGCGCTGCGCCCCGAGCTGATCGCCGCGGTACGGGACTGCGCCCGCGCGGTGTCCCGGGATCTGGGCGCCGGGCGGTTCTGA
- a CDS encoding MIP/aquaporin family protein, with amino-acid sequence MSSSDIFIGETIGTAVLILLGGGVCAAVTLKASKARNAGWLAIAFGWGFAVMTAVYISAPLSGAHLNPAVTLALAIKDGGWDNVPIYWAGQLLGAMIGATLVWVAYYGQFQAHLTDKEIVGEPAAKSVEAEEKGAGPVLGIFSTGPEVRNVVQNLATEIIGTVVLILAILTQGLNANGNGLGTLGALITAFVVVSIGLSLGGPTGYAINPARDLGPRIVHALLPLPNKGGSDWSYAWIPVVGPLIGGAIAAGIYNLAFA; translated from the coding sequence GTGTCCAGCTCCGACATCTTCATCGGCGAGACCATAGGTACCGCCGTACTCATCCTGCTGGGCGGTGGCGTCTGCGCCGCCGTCACGCTGAAGGCCTCCAAGGCCCGTAACGCCGGCTGGCTCGCCATCGCCTTCGGGTGGGGTTTCGCCGTCATGACGGCCGTGTACATCTCGGCACCGCTCTCCGGTGCCCACCTCAACCCGGCCGTGACGCTCGCCCTCGCGATCAAGGACGGTGGCTGGGACAACGTCCCGATCTACTGGGCCGGGCAGCTGCTCGGCGCCATGATCGGCGCGACCCTGGTCTGGGTGGCCTACTACGGCCAGTTCCAGGCCCACCTCACGGACAAGGAGATCGTCGGCGAGCCGGCGGCCAAGTCCGTGGAGGCCGAGGAGAAGGGCGCCGGACCTGTCCTGGGCATCTTCTCCACCGGTCCTGAGGTCCGCAACGTGGTGCAGAACCTCGCCACGGAGATCATCGGCACCGTCGTCCTGATCCTCGCCATCCTGACGCAGGGTCTGAACGCCAACGGCAACGGTCTCGGCACCCTGGGCGCCCTGATCACCGCGTTCGTGGTCGTCTCCATCGGTCTGTCGCTCGGCGGCCCGACCGGGTACGCCATCAACCCGGCCCGTGACCTGGGCCCGCGCATCGTGCACGCGCTCCTGCCGCTGCCCAACAAGGGCGGCTCCGACTGGAGCTACGCCTGGATCCCGGTCGTCGGACCGCTGATCGGCGGCGCGATCGCTGCGGGTATCTACAACCTGGCCTTTGCTTAG
- a CDS encoding ABC transporter permease, producing the protein MTTTQSSEAAPKALAPPSVSTAVRVQNAVIKYGFIFVTVALFLYFALSEGSFRESATMLDTLRYVSVAAILGLGVTVTMAVGGMDMSVGAVAGLGVTVAAKTMVTYNQVGTVAILAVIAAGALAGLLNALLIVVMKIPDMLATLGTMFVIQGTKLILVDGQSISAGMTQSDGSTAPGKFTDGFLRIDRGTMLGIPISVLIFGALTVIAWVFLARTRWGRVLYAIGANPEASRLAGIRVGAYRALAYVLSGVLASIGGLILASRIGQGDVSAGTSQLLEAVAVALVGTSVLGRGRPNVWGTALGAVLIGIITTGLTIKGLPYYTQDVVEGAVLILALVFSFTLSKRRTA; encoded by the coding sequence ATGACCACCACCCAGAGCTCCGAGGCCGCGCCGAAGGCACTGGCCCCGCCTTCCGTCTCCACCGCCGTGCGCGTCCAGAACGCCGTCATCAAGTACGGGTTCATCTTCGTCACGGTCGCGCTCTTCCTGTACTTCGCGCTGAGCGAGGGCTCCTTCCGCGAGTCGGCGACCATGCTCGACACCCTCCGGTACGTGTCCGTCGCCGCGATCCTCGGCCTCGGTGTCACCGTCACCATGGCCGTCGGCGGGATGGACATGTCCGTCGGTGCGGTCGCCGGGCTCGGGGTCACCGTCGCCGCGAAGACGATGGTGACGTACAACCAGGTAGGCACAGTCGCGATCCTCGCCGTGATCGCGGCAGGCGCGCTCGCCGGACTCCTCAACGCCCTGCTGATCGTGGTCATGAAGATCCCCGACATGCTGGCCACCCTCGGCACCATGTTCGTCATCCAGGGCACCAAACTCATCCTGGTCGACGGCCAGTCCATCTCCGCCGGCATGACCCAGTCCGACGGCAGCACCGCGCCCGGCAAGTTCACCGACGGTTTCCTGCGTATCGACCGCGGCACGATGCTCGGCATCCCCATCTCCGTGCTGATCTTCGGCGCGCTGACGGTCATCGCCTGGGTGTTCCTCGCCCGCACCCGCTGGGGCCGCGTCCTGTACGCCATCGGCGCCAACCCCGAGGCCTCCCGCCTGGCGGGCATCCGCGTCGGCGCGTACCGGGCCCTCGCCTACGTCCTCTCCGGCGTCCTCGCCTCGATCGGCGGCCTGATCCTGGCGTCCCGGATCGGCCAGGGTGACGTGTCCGCCGGTACTTCGCAGCTGCTGGAGGCGGTCGCGGTAGCCCTCGTAGGCACCTCGGTCCTCGGCCGGGGCCGCCCGAACGTCTGGGGCACGGCCCTCGGCGCCGTCCTCATCGGCATCATCACCACCGGTCTCACCATCAAGGGCCTGCCGTACTACACCCAGGACGTCGTCGAGGGCGCGGTCCTCATCCTCGCCCTGGTCTTCAGCTTCACCCTGTCCAAGCGCCGCACCGCATAA
- the mtnK gene encoding S-methyl-5-thioribose kinase, giving the protein MGYRILETDDIPAYLHERGHWDDVTDIHVREVSDGNMNRVFLASSADGTRSLALKQALPWVRVAGPSWPMSPERADAEARAYEQVARVAPDKIPAIHGYDADNYALVMEDMSDLEVLRTVLNEGASYGPDTSVRIGEFVAQLAFATSDFGMESAERKALIATSVSPELCKITEDVVLSEPYIEHEHNHWLPELADLALSFRADSRLRTEVADLRYTFMTSAQALLHGDLHTGSVMVGEREGAPVVRVFDPEFSFVGPIGYDLGLYWANVLVSEQRARELGTSTDHADQLALSWKAFETEFRRLWPTRVDTFFDNTYLDRFLSRVWTDSVGYAGTEIVRRIIGFAHLTDLTTLPDPVPASRRTLLLGRELIVRREELTSPEHIRALV; this is encoded by the coding sequence ATGGGCTACCGCATCCTGGAGACCGACGACATCCCGGCCTACCTGCACGAGCGCGGCCACTGGGACGACGTGACCGACATTCACGTCCGCGAGGTGTCCGACGGCAACATGAACCGGGTGTTCCTCGCCTCCAGCGCCGACGGCACCCGCAGCCTCGCCCTCAAGCAGGCGCTGCCCTGGGTGCGGGTCGCCGGACCCTCCTGGCCGATGAGCCCCGAGCGCGCCGACGCCGAGGCCCGGGCCTACGAGCAGGTCGCGCGGGTCGCCCCCGACAAGATCCCGGCGATCCACGGCTACGACGCCGACAACTACGCCCTCGTCATGGAGGACATGTCCGACCTGGAAGTCCTGCGCACGGTCCTCAACGAGGGCGCGTCCTACGGCCCGGACACCTCGGTCCGTATCGGCGAGTTCGTCGCCCAACTCGCCTTCGCGACCAGCGACTTCGGCATGGAATCCGCCGAGCGCAAGGCGCTGATCGCGACCTCGGTGAGCCCCGAGCTGTGCAAGATCACCGAGGACGTGGTGCTCTCCGAGCCGTACATCGAGCACGAACACAACCACTGGCTCCCGGAGTTGGCCGACCTCGCCCTCTCCTTCCGGGCCGACAGCCGCCTGCGCACGGAGGTCGCCGACCTCCGGTACACCTTCATGACCAGCGCGCAGGCCCTCCTCCACGGCGACCTGCACACCGGCAGCGTCATGGTCGGCGAACGCGAAGGCGCCCCCGTGGTACGGGTCTTCGACCCCGAGTTCTCCTTCGTCGGCCCGATCGGCTACGACCTCGGCCTGTACTGGGCCAATGTCCTGGTGTCGGAGCAACGCGCCCGCGAGCTGGGCACGTCGACCGACCACGCCGACCAACTCGCCCTCTCCTGGAAGGCGTTCGAGACCGAGTTCCGCCGCCTCTGGCCGACCCGCGTCGACACCTTCTTCGACAACACCTACCTCGACCGCTTCCTCTCCCGCGTCTGGACCGACTCGGTCGGCTACGCCGGCACGGAGATCGTCCGCCGCATCATCGGCTTCGCCCACCTGACCGACCTGACGACACTGCCAGATCCGGTTCCGGCGTCGAGGCGGACGTTGCTGCTGGGGCGTGAACTGATCGTGCGGCGCGAGGAGTTGACGTCACCGGAGCACATCAGGGCGCTCGTCTGA
- a CDS encoding sugar ABC transporter ATP-binding protein, with protein sequence MSPTDKAVDVAAVGVAVSLRDVSMAFGGKTVLESVSLDIAPGSVVALLGANGAGKSTLIKILSGVHTDHGGEVRVAGEPAALQSPLAARQLGIQTVHQRIGEGIVPGLTVAENLVFEELAQKRGNPFLNGRRVLARAREIQAGLELDWSDALLRRDVTELGISDRQLLILARALATRPRLLILDEPTSALSATEAERLFALVEKMRDDGIAVLYVSHRLGEIDALADRLVVLRDGGLTDDQVKPFDWDSALRAMLAQAHEATSARPQRSGEHGDIVLGLHGVHLFEGRAPLDLDLRAGEVTGVVGLLGAGKTELARGLFGAEPFPTGKVDLDGKPYAPRRPSDAIRAGVHLVPEDRHADALVPGWSVAQNISLPFLKSLSRAGLVNTAREDALGRGTIDALGVVARDEHSTVEELSGGNQQKVVVGRWLAETPRVLILDEPFRGVDIGARRDIGRRARALAAEGAAVLVLSADVDEVLEIADRVVVLAAGEIHLDAYGEDAERDRVIQTISASV encoded by the coding sequence ATGTCGCCCACTGACAAGGCGGTTGACGTGGCGGCCGTCGGCGTCGCGGTCTCGCTCCGCGACGTCAGCATGGCCTTCGGCGGCAAGACGGTGCTGGAGTCCGTCTCGCTGGACATCGCACCGGGCAGCGTGGTCGCGCTGCTCGGCGCGAACGGCGCGGGCAAGTCCACGCTGATCAAGATCCTGTCGGGCGTGCACACGGACCACGGCGGGGAGGTGCGGGTCGCAGGGGAGCCCGCAGCTCTCCAATCGCCGCTTGCCGCCCGACAGTTGGGCATCCAGACGGTCCACCAGCGGATCGGCGAGGGCATCGTGCCCGGCCTCACGGTCGCCGAGAACCTGGTCTTCGAGGAGCTGGCCCAGAAACGCGGCAACCCGTTCCTGAACGGCCGCCGCGTGCTGGCCCGCGCCCGCGAGATCCAGGCCGGTCTCGAACTGGACTGGAGCGACGCCCTGTTGCGCCGGGACGTCACCGAACTGGGCATCTCCGACCGCCAGTTGCTCATCCTGGCCCGCGCCCTCGCCACCCGCCCCCGGCTGCTCATCCTCGACGAACCGACCTCGGCACTCTCCGCCACCGAGGCCGAGCGGCTGTTCGCGCTCGTCGAGAAGATGCGCGACGACGGCATCGCGGTCCTCTACGTCTCCCACCGCCTCGGCGAGATCGACGCGCTCGCCGACCGCTTGGTCGTCCTGCGGGACGGCGGTCTCACCGACGACCAGGTCAAGCCCTTCGACTGGGACAGCGCCCTGCGCGCGATGCTCGCCCAGGCCCACGAGGCGACGAGCGCCCGCCCGCAGCGCAGCGGCGAACACGGCGACATCGTCCTCGGCCTGCACGGCGTCCACCTCTTCGAGGGCCGCGCCCCCCTCGACCTCGACCTGCGCGCCGGTGAAGTCACCGGCGTCGTAGGCCTGTTGGGCGCGGGCAAGACGGAACTGGCCCGCGGCCTCTTCGGCGCCGAGCCCTTCCCCACCGGCAAGGTCGACCTCGACGGCAAGCCCTACGCCCCCCGCCGCCCGTCCGATGCCATCCGCGCCGGCGTCCACCTCGTCCCCGAGGACCGGCACGCCGACGCGCTCGTCCCCGGCTGGTCGGTGGCCCAGAACATCTCGCTGCCGTTCCTCAAGTCCCTGTCCCGGGCGGGGTTGGTGAACACGGCGAGGGAGGACGCCCTGGGCCGCGGGACCATCGACGCCCTCGGCGTCGTCGCCCGCGACGAACACAGCACGGTGGAGGAACTCTCCGGCGGCAACCAGCAGAAGGTCGTCGTCGGCCGCTGGCTCGCCGAGACCCCCCGCGTCCTCATCCTGGACGAACCGTTCCGAGGCGTGGACATCGGCGCACGGCGTGACATCGGCCGCAGGGCGCGTGCGCTGGCCGCGGAGGGTGCGGCTGTGCTTGTCCTCTCCGCGGACGTGGACGAGGTGCTGGAGATCGCCGACCGGGTCGTCGTACTGGCGGCAGGCGAGATCCACCTCGACGCGTACGGCGAAGACGCGGAACGCGACCGCGTGATCCAGACCATCTCGGCGTCCGTGTGA
- a CDS encoding SMI1/KNR4 family protein produces MNNDQASADELAALRAAFGVDDGGESALGWDAVRAFEAEHGVVLPEPYRTCVAEISDGSFQGPPEYGLLGLAELPDDWGDGEADRDPGKPFPLAAGWLWEEDDGPYEDPAAVVEQVLNHGSIVLGTDGCAMNWHLVVTGPQRGHVWHVTDVGAMPFGAEFGFTTSAPGFAGWVAHWAADKEWFDAE; encoded by the coding sequence ATGAACAACGATCAAGCCTCCGCCGATGAACTCGCCGCGCTGCGGGCGGCGTTCGGCGTGGACGACGGCGGGGAGTCGGCGCTCGGCTGGGACGCGGTGCGCGCGTTCGAGGCGGAGCACGGGGTGGTGCTGCCGGAGCCGTACCGGACGTGCGTGGCCGAGATATCCGACGGGTCGTTCCAAGGGCCGCCGGAGTACGGCCTGTTGGGGCTGGCCGAGTTGCCGGACGACTGGGGCGACGGCGAGGCGGACCGGGACCCGGGCAAGCCCTTCCCGCTCGCGGCGGGGTGGTTGTGGGAGGAGGACGACGGGCCCTACGAGGACCCCGCCGCGGTCGTCGAGCAGGTTCTCAACCACGGCTCGATCGTGCTCGGGACCGACGGCTGCGCGATGAACTGGCACCTGGTCGTCACCGGCCCCCAGCGGGGGCACGTCTGGCATGTCACCGATGTGGGCGCCATGCCGTTCGGCGCGGAGTTCGGGTTCACGACCTCCGCGCCGGGGTTCGCCGGCTGGGTGGCGCACTGGGCGGCCGACAAGGAGTGGTTCGACGCGGAGTGA
- the glpK gene encoding glycerol kinase GlpK, whose protein sequence is MTDAHTAGPFIAAIDQGTTSSRCIVFDRDGRIVSVDQKEHEQIFPKPGWVEHNATEIWTNVEEVVASAIEKAGITRDDIKAIGITNQRETTLLWDKNTGEPVHNAIVWQDTRTDALCKELGRNVGQDRFRRETGLPLASYFAGPKARWLLDNVEGLRERAEAGDILFGTMDSWVIWNLTGGVNGGKHYTDVTNASRTMLMNLHTLEWDEKIAESIGVPMNMLPEIRSSAEVYGEVTGGRLGELLGGIPVASALGDQQAALFGQTCFAEGEAKSTYGTGTFMLMNTGEKIINSYSGLLTTVGYRIGNDAPVYALEGSIAVTGSLVQWMRDQMGLISTAAEIETLALSVEDNGGAYFVPAFSGLFAPYWRSDARGVIAGLTRYVTKAHLARAVLEATAWQTREITDAMTKDSGVELAALKVDGGMTSNNLLMQTLSDFVDAPVVRPMVAETTCLGAAYAAGLAVGFWTSTDDLRANWRRAAEWTPNMAAEKRDREYKSWLKAVERTMGWLDDEE, encoded by the coding sequence GTGACCGACGCGCACACCGCCGGACCGTTCATCGCGGCCATCGACCAGGGCACGACCTCCAGCCGTTGCATCGTCTTCGACCGGGACGGCCGTATCGTCTCCGTCGACCAGAAGGAGCACGAGCAGATCTTCCCGAAGCCGGGCTGGGTCGAGCACAACGCCACCGAGATCTGGACCAACGTCGAGGAGGTCGTCGCCTCCGCCATCGAGAAGGCCGGGATCACCCGCGACGACATCAAGGCCATCGGCATCACCAACCAGCGCGAGACCACGCTGCTCTGGGACAAGAACACCGGTGAGCCCGTCCACAACGCCATCGTCTGGCAGGACACCCGTACCGACGCGCTCTGCAAGGAGCTGGGGCGCAACGTCGGCCAGGACCGCTTCCGCCGCGAGACGGGTCTCCCCCTCGCGTCGTACTTCGCCGGGCCCAAGGCCCGCTGGCTGCTCGACAACGTCGAGGGACTGCGGGAGCGCGCCGAGGCGGGCGACATCCTCTTCGGCACCATGGACAGCTGGGTCATCTGGAACCTGACGGGCGGTGTGAACGGCGGCAAGCACTACACCGACGTCACCAACGCCTCCCGCACCATGCTGATGAACCTGCACACCCTGGAGTGGGACGAGAAGATCGCCGAGTCCATCGGCGTCCCGATGAACATGCTCCCGGAGATCCGCTCCTCCGCCGAGGTCTACGGCGAGGTCACCGGCGGCCGCCTCGGCGAGCTGCTCGGCGGCATCCCGGTCGCCTCCGCGCTCGGCGACCAGCAGGCGGCCCTGTTCGGCCAGACCTGTTTCGCCGAGGGCGAGGCCAAGTCCACGTACGGCACCGGCACCTTCATGCTGATGAACACCGGCGAGAAGATCATCAACTCCTACTCGGGCCTGCTGACCACGGTCGGCTACCGGATCGGCAACGACGCGCCGGTCTACGCCCTGGAGGGTTCGATCGCCGTCACCGGTTCGCTGGTGCAGTGGATGCGCGACCAGATGGGGCTCATCTCCACCGCCGCCGAGATCGAGACGCTCGCGCTCTCGGTCGAGGACAACGGCGGCGCCTACTTCGTGCCGGCCTTCTCCGGTCTGTTCGCCCCGTACTGGCGCTCCGACGCCCGCGGTGTGATCGCCGGTCTCACCCGGTACGTCACCAAGGCGCACCTCGCGCGTGCCGTCCTGGAGGCCACCGCCTGGCAGACCCGTGAGATCACGGACGCCATGACGAAGGACTCCGGTGTCGAGCTCGCCGCGCTCAAGGTCGACGGCGGCATGACCTCCAACAACCTGCTGATGCAGACGCTCTCGGACTTCGTCGACGCCCCCGTGGTGCGCCCGATGGTCGCCGAGACCACCTGCCTCGGCGCCGCCTACGCCGCCGGTCTCGCCGTCGGCTTCTGGACCAGCACCGACGACCTGCGTGCCAACTGGCGCCGGGCCGCCGAGTGGACCCCCAACATGGCCGCGGAGAAGCGCGACCGTGAGTACAAGAGCTGGCTCAAGGCCGTGGAGCGGACCATGGGCTGGCTCGACGACGAGGAGTAA